The Herminiimonas arsenitoxidans sequence GAATACGGGTTAAAGGAGTTGGGGATGATGTATGGATGGCGCGCTTGTTGCTCATAGTGGACCGATATAGTTGCGAGAGAAAGGCAGTCAAAAGTCACAACAAGGCGGTGCAGAACTACGTATGCGCAGATGGGGGATGATGCGTTGATGGCGCAGCGTTAATGTTTCCTGAAGGCAAAATAAATCAATCAAAAGAGAAGCTGCGGATGCACTGCGGCAACGTCTCTTTATGCGTGAATCAAGAAGCGGTCAATTCCATAACAGGCGAATCATCAATGCAAAAAAGCCAATCCGCCGAGCAGAACTGCAAGCCTGACTTCATTTTGATGCTGCTGATCATAGAGTGACGACTCTGTATTTTCCCGACAAAACCTTGTCAATATCCGCCAACTTATGGCGCGAATATCGATAAGTTGTGGCTTAGTAAAGTCGTAGTGATGACGTTCAGGAAACAACGGTGGCAGGCGATTAGCAGGACGTTAACATTGCGCCTTGTATTGCATTGGAGGAAGATTGCCGGTTATCTATTCCGCGCTTAGAACTACACACTGACCGAGCATGCGATATTCATCTGCACGACTTTTTGCCAATGCGATATTCGTCTTTTCTTTGACGTTATTAATTGCCGTCGGCGGTTGGTATCTATCAGCAGACAATAGTGACTCGGCGCAGGAAAGCGAGCATCTGACGCAGGCAGATTGGCAAGTGACCGCGGCACCAGTTTGGAATATGCCACCACTTACCTTCGACAGTACAACCCTGCCCGGTTCGTGGCACCACACTGCGCTGCCAGTATCATTACCTCTCGCTGAAAAGCTGGAGAACCGTCCCGCTAATGCGAAAACATCCCTCAGCACAACCTGGATCAGACTACCCATAGATGGTTCCTCGCATCCTTCCGATTCCTTGACCTTATACGGCGTACGCATCAAAACCGAAGGCAGCGTCGCTCTGTATGCCAATGGTCGACTGGTATACCGTGCACAACAACAAGGTCCGCTTTGGAATAGCTTGTTCACGCCGCTATGGGTCACGCTGGACAAGAGCAACCTTGATGCGCCCTTGCATGAAATTCTGGTGCAGATCGAACATCCATCCAATACCCGAGTCGGCATGTCTTCGTTATGGCTTGGAACTGCAGAATCACTGAAAGCGCGCTACTACGTGCGCCAATGGTTGCAGCGAGAATTGCCGGCAACGCTCAGCGCTGCATTTTTGGCGGTAGGGATTTTTGCCTTGTTTGTATGGCTTAGACGCGGGCGACAAATCACCTATCTGCTTTTTTTCAATCTCGCAGCCATCTCCTTTGTTGGACACCTTCATTACTATGTTGAACGGCCCATCACGCATGACTGGTTTGCGTGGCTCACCAGCAATGCTCTGTTCTGGTTGATTGCCGTTGTCCATCTTTTCCTCTGTCAACTGCATGGCCGCCCGCTTGTTTGGTTGACTCGCGTTATCTTCGCTATAGCCGCCATCATCAGCGCTCTGACCTTAGCCAACATACTGCCTTACTACCCCAGCACGTCGATACTCGTCCCTGTGATTTATGGCTTGGCCGTTTTGATAGGCGCAATCGTTTCGATCGCCGGTGTGGTGTATTCATGGAAGCGTTCTCGCGATGGACTATTGGTAGCAATCTGCGTCGCCATAGGAACATTGTTAGGGCTGTCTGATTGGCTGCTGTACTCCAACTTCATCAATCCGGAAGGCTGGTTCCTCGGTGCATACACCAATGCGGTTACGTTCGCCGTATTCGGCACGTTGATGTATCGACGTTACGTCAATGCGATTGACGAGGTTGAACAAGCCAATGCCAATCTGGCGCAGCGTCTGCAGGCGCGTGAAGCCGAGCTTGAAATCAGCCATAAACAGTTACGTGAAGCTGAGCTGCGTCAAACCATCAGCGACGAGCGGCAGCGCCTGATGCAGGATATGCATGACGGCTTGGGCTCATCACTGATCAGTGCCATTCGTTCACTGGAGCAAGGTGGCGTAAGTGAACTCAAGATTTCGCAAATCCTGAAGGATTGCCTGGACGATCTGAAGTTAACCATTGACTCAATGGAGCCAATTGAAGCGGATCTGGTGTTGCTGCTGGCCACCCTGCGCTTCCGTCTGGAACCTCGTCTGGAAGGCACAGGCATCACTTTGTTGTGGGAAGTACAGGATCTTCCTGCACTGGACTGGCTTGATCCTTCCAGTTCGCTGCATATTCTGCGCATCGTACAAGAAGGCATTGCCAATATCCTGCGTCATACCCGCGCCAATGAAATTCGTATCAGTACATCCAAAGATGCCAAGGGTGTGACCATCAGCATAGAAGATAACGGCCAAGGTTTTGATGTTGAAAAAACACTGAGTAGCGCGGCTGGACGCGGCTTGCATAACCAGCAGCGTCGAGCCATGGCACTTGAGGGAGCGATCAGCTGGAAGTCGAGTAAGACGGGAACGCAATTCATGCTGTGGTTACCGCTGGAACGTCAGACGAAAAAGAACGAGATGCAAGTTGTTGAATAGATTCAATAACTTACTATCATTTTCGCTGCAATAGCTTTAAGTTTTGGCGCTGATGCTGCAAGCAGAAAATCTCATCTCATACACTTTCAAAAGCATGCGAACTGCAAGTAGCTACAGTTGAAAACTGTATAGGCATGCAACTTGCATCGTAGATATTGTTATATTTCTTGGCGTTCGCGTAAAATGCTGCAGATGCGTCATATTTATGTGCTATTCCTCCTGCTCGCTTTACCCCTTCAATGGGGATGGGCAAACTCAGCCCCATGCGGGGCAGAGACTAAGGTCCCAGTCACATATATAACGCTAGGCGAAATGCTCAGAATGAGCAGCTCTCAGCCAGCGGCTATCGCAGAACAAACATCATCCCGGGCGCCTGCAGCGCCGGAAACAGTCATTTCTCGCTCTATCTTTATAGAAGACTCCACTGGCCTCAGTGAAATATCGCGCTGGGAGTTTGAGGTGAATGGCACAGAAGATATAGCCGCGCAGATTTATGCACCTGATTGGGGCGATCTGATGGTTGATAACCTGTCGTGCAGCTTGCCGCCAACGAAAAGCACGAATGTGGTCTCGCAATCGCATGACCCCTACGAATTCGATCTTCCATTACCACTATCCCTAGTCTGTTTGGCATTGGGAGACACTCCTTTTATTGCATCGCAACACCCTCCTCTACCAGCGCCCATCTTCCGCGCCTACCGTCCACCAGCCCTGACGGTCTAGTCTCACTACGTCCATTTTTCCAGGGCGGCTTTCGGGCCGTCCGCACGCTATGCGGCACTTCGTCCGCGGCGTGTACACGCTTAACTTAAATCAATGAAACCTATCACACTACTCATTACGTCAGTGTGGCTGGCAGGCATGTGGTCGCACGCGACCGCAGCACAGCCATATACATTGGATCAGCTGTTGTCGCTGGCCTTGCAAGGAAACAAAGGTGTGCAAGCAGTCGCCGCTGGCGTCGAAGCTGCACGCGCTGGTGTCACCACCGCAGGTGCCTACCCTAATCCAGAAGTCGAATACACAAGCGGCCGTGTATCACCTCGAGTGCCCAGCGCTACGAGCGGTACCGGTCAAACGGTATCGATCACTCAGCGTCTGGATCTGCCTAGCCAGCGTTACTTGCGTCAGGAAATAGCGCGCAAGACTGTGAGCGCAACTATCGCGGGGCAGGATCAGTTCACGGCTGAACTGGTTGCTCGGGTCAAGCACGGCTACTACGAAACACTGCGGCGCCAGGCTGAATTCGAAGCTGCACAGGAAGATTTAGCCGTGACCCAACAGTTGTACGACCGAGCACAAGTGCGCGTCGATGTGGGCGAAGCGCCAAGATATGAAGCGATCCGTGTTTCGACCGAGTTGCTCAACGCGCAAAAGAATAGTCATAGCTCTCTGTTGCGGGCAAATCAGGCCAAGTCTTTCTTGCGTCAACAGGTAGGCGATATTCTGCCTGCCAGCTTTGCTATCGCGGGCACCATGGGCGACGTTCCGCCTTTGGCACCACTGAATAGCCTGCGCGAAATCATGTTGTCCACCAATCCGGAATTGACCCAGTACCGTATGGAACTGCAACGTGCCGGTGTGGCGGTGGATTACCAGCGTTCGCTGCGTCTGCCTTCGATTGCGCTGAAAGCGACTTCCAATCGCGATCCAGAGGTGCGTGACACTCAGTTCGGCGTCGTGATGACCATTCCTCTATGGGATCGTAATCGGGGACCGATTAATGAAGCCTCCGCCAGCGCGATGCGTGTGCGTTACGCGCTGGAAGCACGCGAATTCGAACTGACACAG is a genomic window containing:
- a CDS encoding sensor histidine kinase; its protein translation is MRYSSARLFANAIFVFSLTLLIAVGGWYLSADNSDSAQESEHLTQADWQVTAAPVWNMPPLTFDSTTLPGSWHHTALPVSLPLAEKLENRPANAKTSLSTTWIRLPIDGSSHPSDSLTLYGVRIKTEGSVALYANGRLVYRAQQQGPLWNSLFTPLWVTLDKSNLDAPLHEILVQIEHPSNTRVGMSSLWLGTAESLKARYYVRQWLQRELPATLSAAFLAVGIFALFVWLRRGRQITYLLFFNLAAISFVGHLHYYVERPITHDWFAWLTSNALFWLIAVVHLFLCQLHGRPLVWLTRVIFAIAAIISALTLANILPYYPSTSILVPVIYGLAVLIGAIVSIAGVVYSWKRSRDGLLVAICVAIGTLLGLSDWLLYSNFINPEGWFLGAYTNAVTFAVFGTLMYRRYVNAIDEVEQANANLAQRLQAREAELEISHKQLREAELRQTISDERQRLMQDMHDGLGSSLISAIRSLEQGGVSELKISQILKDCLDDLKLTIDSMEPIEADLVLLLATLRFRLEPRLEGTGITLLWEVQDLPALDWLDPSSSLHILRIVQEGIANILRHTRANEIRISTSKDAKGVTISIEDNGQGFDVEKTLSSAAGRGLHNQQRRAMALEGAISWKSSKTGTQFMLWLPLERQTKKNEMQVVE
- a CDS encoding TolC family protein, with amino-acid sequence MKPITLLITSVWLAGMWSHATAAQPYTLDQLLSLALQGNKGVQAVAAGVEAARAGVTTAGAYPNPEVEYTSGRVSPRVPSATSGTGQTVSITQRLDLPSQRYLRQEIARKTVSATIAGQDQFTAELVARVKHGYYETLRRQAEFEAAQEDLAVTQQLYDRAQVRVDVGEAPRYEAIRVSTELLNAQKNSHSSLLRANQAKSFLRQQVGDILPASFAIAGTMGDVPPLAPLNSLREIMLSTNPELTQYRMELQRAGVAVDYQRSLRLPSIALKATSNRDPEVRDTQFGVVMTIPLWDRNRGPINEASASAMRVRYALEAREFELTQQLDSAYQQSQIASSQVEALESGIVRQAESALRVAEAAYRYGERGIIDYLDAQRALRTARNDLIAAQFDLQVATIEIQRLLANSSTGNKP